A section of the Streptomyces sp. V3I8 genome encodes:
- a CDS encoding glucosidase has translation MSARTNGERIGPTGEDGGRWRLWGPYLSERQWGTVREDYSEGGDAWSHFPHDHARSRAYRWGEDGLGGICDDKQRLCLALTLWNGRDPILKERAFGLTNSEGNHGEDVKEYYFYLDSTPSHSYMKYLYKYPQAAYPYDDLVAVNRDRGRQDYEYELLDTGVFEESRYFDVTVEYAKAAADDVLARITVVNRGPDEADLHVLPTLWFRNTWAWQRGDRTAKPRMSAVQGPSGTATVRAEHPRLGVYDCRFAGPVPLLFTENETNTERLFDAPNSSPYVKDGIGRYVVDGEAGAVNPALEGTKAAAHHLLTVPAGGSRTLRLRLAPADTEPSLCDDFDAVFRERIEEADAFYRDLLPEGADEDRARVQRQALAGMLWSKQYYLFDLETWLAEHGLDPWSMPSPGVRNREWFHMVSDDIVSMPDKWEYPWFAAWDLAFHAVALSAVDVRFAKEQLELLLKDTYLHPNGQIPAYEWNFTDVNPPVHAWAAYFVYMMEERTTGRADRAFLERTFQKLLTNFTWWVNRKDPDDRNVFEGGFLGLDNIGVFDRSAPLPTGGRLEQADGTAWMALYCQAMLQIAVELVEHNEAYEELVLKFFEHYLWIAASMDRVGDLGDELWDEEDGFYYDVLRLPDGQAVRLKVRSMVGLLPLCAATVFRPSQLARVSGIGERLRQFADRHPSLSVTLVSARAGAAGGPRLLSVVDEKKLLRVLSYLLSEDEFLSPYGIRSLSRHHAEHPYRFWVHGEEYHVGYLPAESDTGMFGGNSNWRGPVWFPMNALVVRALLNLYGFYGDDLTVECPTGSGVRMTLFEVAQEISDRLTRLFLRGDDGRRPVYGGQQVFQDDPHWRDLLLFHEYFHGDNGAGIGAAHQTGWTGLVAMLMSVFGTLTPADFLAGRGRHAAGAPDEEPDEKTGKKSGKKGTS, from the coding sequence ATGAGCGCGCGGACGAACGGTGAACGGATCGGCCCGACCGGCGAGGACGGCGGACGGTGGCGGTTGTGGGGGCCCTACCTGAGCGAGCGTCAGTGGGGCACGGTCCGGGAGGACTACAGCGAGGGCGGGGACGCCTGGTCGCACTTCCCCCACGACCACGCGCGGTCGCGCGCCTACCGGTGGGGCGAGGACGGACTCGGCGGCATCTGCGACGACAAGCAGCGGCTGTGCCTGGCCCTCACCCTGTGGAACGGCCGCGACCCCATCCTCAAGGAGCGCGCCTTCGGCCTCACCAACAGCGAGGGCAACCACGGCGAGGACGTCAAGGAGTACTACTTCTACCTCGACAGCACGCCGAGCCACTCCTACATGAAGTACCTGTACAAGTACCCGCAGGCCGCCTACCCGTACGACGACCTGGTGGCCGTCAACCGGGACCGCGGCAGGCAGGACTACGAGTACGAACTCCTCGACACCGGTGTCTTCGAGGAGAGCCGCTACTTCGACGTGACCGTGGAGTACGCCAAGGCGGCGGCCGACGACGTGCTGGCCCGGATCACCGTCGTCAACCGGGGCCCCGACGAGGCTGACCTGCACGTCCTGCCCACCCTGTGGTTCCGCAACACCTGGGCGTGGCAGCGCGGCGACAGGACGGCGAAACCACGGATGAGCGCGGTCCAGGGCCCGTCCGGAACGGCGACCGTCCGCGCCGAGCACCCCCGACTCGGCGTCTACGACTGCCGGTTCGCCGGACCGGTGCCGCTGCTGTTCACGGAGAACGAGACGAACACCGAGCGGCTCTTCGACGCGCCCAACTCCTCCCCGTACGTCAAGGACGGCATCGGCCGGTACGTCGTCGACGGGGAGGCGGGAGCCGTCAACCCGGCGCTGGAGGGCACCAAGGCGGCCGCGCACCACCTCCTCACCGTCCCCGCCGGCGGCTCCAGGACGCTGCGGCTGCGCCTCGCGCCCGCGGACACGGAACCGTCCCTCTGCGACGACTTCGACGCGGTGTTCCGGGAGCGGATCGAGGAGGCCGACGCCTTCTACCGGGACCTGCTCCCCGAGGGCGCGGACGAGGACCGGGCCCGGGTGCAGCGGCAGGCGCTCGCCGGGATGCTCTGGTCGAAGCAGTACTACCTGTTCGACCTGGAGACCTGGCTGGCCGAGCACGGCCTGGACCCGTGGAGCATGCCGAGCCCCGGCGTGCGCAACCGCGAGTGGTTCCACATGGTCAGCGACGACATCGTCTCCATGCCGGACAAGTGGGAGTACCCCTGGTTCGCCGCCTGGGACCTGGCGTTCCACGCCGTGGCCCTGTCGGCCGTGGACGTCCGCTTCGCCAAGGAGCAGCTCGAACTGCTCCTCAAGGACACCTATCTGCACCCCAACGGCCAGATCCCGGCGTACGAGTGGAACTTCACCGACGTCAACCCGCCGGTGCACGCCTGGGCCGCGTACTTCGTCTACATGATGGAGGAACGCACCACCGGCCGGGCCGACCGCGCGTTCCTGGAGCGGACCTTCCAGAAACTCCTGACGAACTTCACCTGGTGGGTCAACCGCAAGGACCCCGACGACCGCAACGTCTTCGAGGGCGGTTTCCTCGGCCTCGACAACATCGGCGTCTTCGACCGCAGCGCGCCCCTGCCCACCGGTGGCCGGCTCGAACAGGCCGACGGCACCGCGTGGATGGCCCTCTACTGCCAGGCGATGCTGCAGATCGCCGTGGAACTCGTCGAGCACAACGAGGCGTACGAGGAACTGGTCCTGAAGTTCTTCGAGCACTACCTGTGGATCGCCGCCTCCATGGACCGGGTCGGCGACCTCGGCGACGAACTCTGGGACGAGGAGGACGGGTTCTACTACGACGTCCTGCGCCTGCCCGACGGACAGGCCGTACGGCTCAAGGTCCGCTCGATGGTCGGTCTGCTCCCGCTGTGCGCGGCCACCGTCTTCCGGCCGTCGCAACTGGCCCGGGTGTCCGGCATCGGCGAGCGGCTGCGGCAGTTCGCGGACCGCCACCCTTCGCTCTCCGTCACCCTCGTCTCCGCCCGGGCAGGGGCGGCGGGCGGCCCCCGCCTGCTGTCCGTGGTCGACGAGAAGAAGCTGCTGCGGGTGCTCTCGTACCTCCTGTCCGAGGACGAGTTCCTCAGCCCGTACGGCATCAGGTCCCTCTCCCGCCACCACGCCGAACACCCGTACCGCTTCTGGGTGCACGGCGAGGAGTACCACGTCGGCTACCTCCCCGCCGAGTCGGACACGGGGATGTTCGGCGGCAACTCCAACTGGCGGGGCCCCGTGTGGTTCCCCATGAACGCCCTCGTCGTGCGGGCCCTGCTCAACCTGTACGGCTTCTACGGCGACGACCTCACCGTGGAGTGCCCGACCGGGTCCGGTGTCCGTATGACCCTCTTCGAGGTGGCCCAGGAGATCTCGGACCGGCTCACCCGGCTCTTCCTGCGCGGCGACGACGGGCGCAGGCCCGTGTACGGAGGACAGCAGGTGTTCCAGGACGACCCGCACTGGCGGGACCTGCTCCTGTTCCACGAGTACTTCCACGGCGACAACGGCGCCGGGATCGGCGCCGCCCACCAGACCGGCTGGACGGGCCTGGTCGCCATGCTGATGTCGGTCTTCGGCACGCTCACCCCGGCCGACTTCCTGGCCGGCCGCGGCCGGCACGCCGCCGGGGCACCGGACGAGGAGCCGGACGAGAAGACAGGGAAGAAGTCGGGTAAGAAGGGGACATCATGA
- a CDS encoding DUF1269 domain-containing protein: MVRIGPVQLLTVEFGPDAKFEGRIIDELGALDQGGHVRVLDLLFVQKETDGSLVTLDYQAEGMGQTVAALLGIPRDVLEDARGTVPSLTEGNAFGLALDDIRAMARQLDPGTAAGFVLLEHTWARELRAAVREAGGVPVAEGFLTEESLGLVVAEITEAVARLDEAAAENTPEGRASGRNTRRS, encoded by the coding sequence ATGGTCAGGATCGGACCTGTACAACTGCTGACGGTCGAGTTCGGACCCGACGCGAAGTTCGAGGGAAGGATCATCGACGAGCTCGGGGCACTGGACCAGGGGGGCCACGTCCGGGTGCTGGACCTGCTCTTCGTGCAGAAGGAGACGGACGGCAGCCTCGTCACGCTGGACTACCAGGCGGAGGGCATGGGGCAGACGGTCGCCGCGCTGCTCGGCATCCCGCGCGATGTGCTGGAGGACGCGCGGGGAACCGTTCCGTCACTGACCGAGGGGAACGCCTTCGGTCTCGCCCTGGACGACATCAGGGCCATGGCACGGCAGCTGGACCCGGGGACCGCGGCCGGGTTCGTGCTGCTGGAACACACCTGGGCCCGGGAGCTGAGGGCGGCCGTCCGTGAGGCGGGCGGCGTGCCCGTCGCGGAGGGCTTCCTCACCGAGGAATCCCTGGGCCTGGTGGTCGCCGAGATCACCGAGGCCGTCGCCCGGCTCGACGAAGCCGCCGCGGAGAACACCCCCGAGGGCCGGGCATCCGGCCGGAACACCAGGAGGTCCTGA
- a CDS encoding DUF1269 domain-containing protein — MTDLVVLGFSDKEKAESVLRLSKDLSQQELLDLEDAALAWRTPDGKIHVRQSFSPTGHGAAGGALWGTLFGMLFLMPVFGAAVGTATGALAGKLTDVGINDAFIKEIAGTLEPGRAAVFALVRRSTPDRVRDALRPFGPTVLRTSLTKEREEELIATLQQ; from the coding sequence ATGACCGATCTCGTCGTACTGGGCTTCTCCGACAAGGAGAAGGCCGAATCCGTGCTGCGCCTCTCGAAGGACCTGTCCCAACAGGAACTTCTCGATCTGGAGGACGCCGCTCTCGCCTGGCGGACCCCGGACGGCAAGATCCACGTGCGCCAGTCCTTCAGCCCCACCGGACACGGAGCGGCCGGGGGCGCCCTGTGGGGCACGCTCTTCGGCATGCTGTTCCTGATGCCGGTGTTCGGTGCCGCGGTCGGCACGGCCACGGGTGCGCTCGCCGGGAAGCTCACGGACGTGGGGATCAACGACGCCTTCATCAAGGAGATCGCCGGCACCCTCGAACCGGGCAGGGCCGCCGTCTTCGCGCTCGTCCGGCGTTCCACCCCCGACCGGGTGCGCGATGCGCTGCGTCCCTTCGGGCCCACCGTGCTGCGCACGTCGCTGACGAAGGAGCGCGAGGAGGAGCTGATCGCCACCCTGCAGCAGTGA
- a CDS encoding alpha-amylase — MTELPAQPVVHEVNTRVWLQEVLRSTGRRGGLADVSKDAWDRITPHGVDAVWLMGVWERSPQGRDIALRDPSLTAAFKRAVPDIREDEIAGSPYCVRRYEVDEALGGTEGLAAARAELAGRGVGLLLDHVPNHVAPDSPWTTAHPEYFVRGGEDELRDDPAGYLAVGGGVLARGRDPFFPPWPDVVQLNAFAPALRAATTDVLTRIGDLCDGVRCDMAMLMTNDVFARTWGERAGKRPAEEFWPTVLSGVRRRHPGMIFVAEAYWDLERELQQQGFDFCYDKRFYDRLLHEGAESVRGHLTAGEDYQRRLVRFLENHDEPRAAHTMDPAKERAAAVMIATLPGATLWHEGQFTGRRTQLPVFLDRRPEETPDEDLRAFHEGLLAAVHRSGMRTGQWRLLDCEGWPDNDSHRDLLAWCWSGGAGRFLTVVNLSGHPAQARIRLPWSDLGTGDLTVTGLLDGARHLRPGAELGGPGLFVDLPAWGTHVFALGPVDG; from the coding sequence ATGACCGAACTCCCGGCACAGCCCGTCGTCCACGAGGTCAACACGCGGGTCTGGCTCCAGGAGGTCCTGCGGAGCACCGGCCGGCGCGGGGGACTGGCCGACGTGTCGAAGGACGCCTGGGACCGGATCACCCCGCACGGCGTCGACGCCGTCTGGCTCATGGGCGTGTGGGAGCGCAGCCCGCAGGGCCGGGACATCGCGCTGCGGGACCCGTCGCTGACGGCCGCCTTCAAACGGGCCGTGCCCGACATCCGCGAGGACGAGATCGCCGGCTCGCCGTACTGCGTCCGCCGCTACGAGGTCGACGAGGCCCTCGGCGGGACCGAGGGCCTCGCGGCCGCGCGCGCCGAGCTCGCCGGCCGGGGCGTCGGGCTGCTCCTCGACCACGTGCCCAACCACGTGGCGCCGGACAGCCCCTGGACGACCGCGCACCCCGAGTACTTCGTGCGGGGCGGCGAGGACGAGCTGCGCGACGATCCGGCCGGCTACCTCGCGGTCGGGGGCGGCGTCCTCGCCCGCGGCCGCGACCCCTTCTTCCCGCCCTGGCCCGACGTGGTCCAGCTCAACGCGTTCGCGCCCGCCCTGCGCGCGGCCACCACGGACGTGCTGACGCGGATCGGCGACCTGTGCGACGGGGTCCGCTGCGACATGGCGATGCTGATGACGAACGACGTCTTCGCCCGGACCTGGGGGGAGCGGGCCGGAAAGCGGCCCGCGGAGGAGTTCTGGCCCACGGTCCTCTCCGGCGTACGGCGACGGCACCCCGGCATGATCTTCGTCGCCGAGGCGTACTGGGACCTCGAACGGGAGCTGCAGCAGCAGGGGTTCGACTTCTGCTACGACAAGCGGTTCTACGACCGGCTGCTGCACGAGGGCGCCGAATCCGTCCGGGGGCACCTGACGGCGGGTGAGGACTACCAGCGCCGGCTCGTACGGTTCCTGGAGAACCACGACGAACCGCGGGCCGCGCACACCATGGACCCCGCGAAGGAGCGCGCCGCCGCGGTCATGATCGCCACGCTGCCCGGGGCGACCCTGTGGCACGAGGGCCAGTTCACCGGCCGCCGCACCCAGCTGCCGGTCTTCCTGGACCGACGGCCCGAGGAGACCCCGGACGAGGACCTGCGCGCCTTCCACGAGGGACTGCTGGCCGCCGTCCACCGCAGCGGCATGCGCACCGGGCAGTGGCGGCTCCTCGACTGCGAGGGCTGGCCGGACAACGACTCGCACCGGGACCTGCTCGCCTGGTGCTGGTCGGGCGGGGCGGGGCGGTTCCTGACGGTGGTCAACCTCTCCGGACACCCGGCCCAGGCGAGGATCCGGCTGCCGTGGTCCGACCTCGGTACCGGCGACCTGACCGTGACGGGACTGCTCGACGGAGCCCGGCACCTGCGCCCCGGCGCCGAACTGGGCGGTCCGGGCCTGTTCGTCGACCTGCCCGCGTGGGGCACGCACGTCTTCGCGCTCGGACCCGTCGACGGCTGA